The DNA region TGGACAGGTTCAGGTACTTTAGGGTTCGGGATGGACAGGATCAGGTACTTTAGGGTTAGGGATGGACAGAATCAGGTACTTTAGGGTTAGGGATGGACAGGATCAGGTAGTTTAGGGTTAGGGATGGACAGGATCAGGTAGTTTAGGGTTAGGGATGGACAGGATCAGgtagtttagggttagggttggacagGTTCATGGGATCCAGCCACAGTCTCACCTGCGTAGATACACACAAATGTGCCACGATCCAGGTCATCTCGGCAACGGACGCCCCAGCCGCGGTCTTCAGTTTGAAAGACCTGGAGGCGGACTCTTATACCTCTCTGGACCAGCCGGTTTTGGCAGACGGACCGGTCGCAGCCGCACCATGGACCACATTCATACAGCCTGggcacagcagagacacaaaccgATGACGTTCCTTCAGAAGTAACAGCagcctttgtttctttctcacttgAAGGTCCGGAGCCCTAAAATTGAACCGGCCGATCAAAACGGAAtctattttttgtgtttttgtgtggaaGTGGAACGCATGTCTGGAGAAAACTGACCCAAATGACTTTTATGTGACAGGTGACAAGATACTAACTCACAAGGACTAACTAGTCCTACagtttaaagggaaagttcaggttttttttaaacctggaccttatttctagcTGTTTATACATTAATTTACTCATTGATAACATTTTGGTGTCACTCAAGAGTCGTTCGGGATctttaaaatagtttaaaatAGTGAAATGAAGGAGTTTTGTGCATTTTTTAGAGGCTGCATTGGCCCGTTCGCTCCCGTTATAATATACAGTGACACCAAAATGTTATCAATGAGTAAATAAACCTATAAACAGCTAGATATAAGgtccagatttaaaaaaaaaaacaaaaaaacggaactttccctttaagtAACTTGTTGAAGTTAAATTTGAAGACATTTAAATTGTTAAAAAGTTTCATCACTTGCTGCTTGTTTTTGATGCActtttgatgtatttttaaaaaaaaattcacctttaaatttagtttaatttctatttaatttgtgTACACTTTAGtcatttacataaaaaaaaacaatgtttttggtttaaaataagagtaaaaggtaaaaaaaaaacaggattccAAAATAAAACCGGTCTTATTGGGCCCTAAAGGTCACAATCCTGCAGACCTGAACATCCTGTAAAACAGTCGGATGGTTTGAAAGTcatcctgcttcttcttcttcttctttttaatgcCAACCAATCACAGTTCATAGAATGGTTTTAAAGTTTTTTCAGCCTAAAATAAACTACTTTTTGTTCTGGATTGACTTTGGTGAAACATGTGCGCCCTCACCCTGACGGGACCGGTTCCAGTAGGCGATGGTAGCTGTAGCCCCGCCCACCGGCGGTCATGGCGGCGCAGGCGCAGCCGCTGCAGCCGTCGCTGCAGTCGCAGCAGGTGCGGAACAGCATGGGGTCGCGGCTCAGGAAGCAGCCGTGCGGCCAGCGGTCCTTCCTGTAGCGGAAGTCGGCGGGACGAGCGCCGCCGTCTCCGACGCACAGCTCCACCGGCGTGGGCTCCAGCCCGCGGCTCAGATCCTGCTCAGGATGGCGAGGGACCAGCGCCGCCGGAGGGTCCAGCTGCACCGAGGGATTGAAGGTGAAGAAGTCCACCTGCGGCAGGAAGACGGCGGCTTAGAAGATAGGAGTCAGGAAttcaaacatgggctgtgttccaaaccgcatactactcctactaactttgagttgggtatgcatcatgaggttactactcatactcaaactacccaagatgcaacgtaacgtgacgtcgccgatcgtcatttcctgtcaaaacggcagtttcaagctagctacaacgagggtaggttcacttcctgttttcaaaacaaaagcaccaattgtatggtaatggctttccctatgataaaaggcaacgggtattttattttgtgaaaataactggaagtgcgttagctcactgcggctagctttagtagcgccgaattcgtgggagcaaaattgtaaacagccggtattttgtcaggttttcaacacgttggggatctaaacgactactttctcacctgaaaatgtttcaaatgttgctaaagtttacagagtttagagcttaagggaaatcagcttcaggccggctgatttcggctcgggcaggagcgaaatgcattgtgggtaaaagctctgcatactgtctgatcgatgagtatgttgtatgcagtatgcagtatgcagtatgcagtatgtagtatgtagtatgcggtatggagtatgtagtatgttgtatgtagtatgcagtatgcagtgtgtagtatgcagtatgcagtatgtagtatgtagtatgcggtatggagtatgtagtatgttgtatgtagtatgcagtatgcagtatgcagtatgtagtatgtagtatgcggtatggagtatgtagtatgtagtatgtagtatgcagtatgtagtatgtagtatgcagtatgcagtatgtagtatgtagtatgcggtatggagtatgtagtatgttgtatgtagtatgcagtatgcagtatgtagtatgtagtatggaagtatgcagtatgtagtatgtagtatgcagtatgtagtatgcagtatgcagtatgtagtatgtagtatgtagtatgcagtatgtagtatgtagtatgcagtatgcagtatccagtatgtagtatggagtatgcagtttgcagtatgtagtatggagtatgtagtttgcagtatgcagtatgtagtatgcagtatgtagtatggagtatgcagtttgcagtatgtagtatggagtatgcagtttgcagtatgtagtatgcagtatgtagtttgcaatatgcagtatgcagtatggagtatgtagtatgtagtttgcagtatgcagtatgtagtatggagtatgcagtatgcagtatgtagtatgcagtatgcagtatgtagtatggagtacgcagtttgcagtatgtagtatgtagtatgcagtatgcagtatgtagtatgtagtatgcagtatgcagtatgtagtatggagtatgcagtttgcagtatgcagtatgcagtatgtagtatgcagtatgcagtatgtagtatgcagtatgtagtatgcagtatgtagtatgtagtatatagtatgcagtatgtagtatgcagtatgcagtatggagtatgcagtttgcagtatgcagtatgcagtatgtagtatgcagcatgcagtatgtagtatgtagtatgcagcatgcagtatgtagtatgcagtatgtagtatgcagtatgcagtatgtagtatgcagtatgcagtatgcagtatgtagtatgcagtatgcagtatggagtatgcagtatgcagtatgtagtatgcagtatgcagtatgtagtatgtaagtatgtagtatgcggtttcgaacacagccatggaggTTTAGGCCGCGTTCAGGCCAACCTGCAGGACGTCGAAGCTCTCCGACGCCAACAGGAAACGCATCACGTCCTCGAAGCTCCGCAGGCTCTGTCCGCACGGCGCCTTGTAAACCACGTCCCAGCTGCTCCAGTCCGCCGCCTCCTCGCCGGCCTCGTCAGTCGGTAGCGGCATGGCGCTCAGTCTCTTGAATCCGCAGAGCAGCGGGACCTTCAGCGGGTTCTGACCCCAGAACAGAGGCGTGGACCGAAGCATGCTGGGTAAACTGGGCATGCAGGCCTGGAGCAGGAACACAGGAAGGGTTCTGGCTTCGGTTTTTCTACAGACAGATCAGCTCGTTGCTCACAGCTGACCTTACGCTTACCTTACAGCAGGTGTGAGGCTGGTAGTGCAGCTGCACCGGAACCAGAGGGGGCAGCAGATCCTCTAtgccagcagggggcgctgcagAGCTGCTCGACCCTTTAAGGGGAGGAACGGGGGAGGCAGCCGGggaggaggaggcggggctttgGGTGGAGAACTCAGCGGGCAGCAGTTCACCTGTTCAGAAAACCACCGGATGTAAATACCCCAACAAGTCTTTGTGAGAGAGACGActaaacacagaggctacgctgctacatgctaaacGCTAgtcagccacagaaacacagaggctacgttGCTACATGCtcaccgctagttagccacagaaacacagaggctacgctgctaaaTGCTAACAGCTAGTCAGCCACAGATACACAGAGGCtatgctgctacatgctaactaCTAGTCAGCAATAGAGgaacagaggctacgctgctacatgctaaccaccagttagccacagaaacacagaggctacgctgctacatgctcaccgctagttagccacagaatcacagaggctacgctgctaaatgctaacagctagttagccacagaaacacaggctacgctgctacatgctaaccgctagttagccacagaaacacagaggctacgctgctacatgctaaacGCTAgtcagccacagaaacacaaaggctatgctgctacatgctaaccaccagttagccacagaaacacagaggctacgctgctacatgctaacagctagttagccacagaaacacagaggctatgctgctacatgctaaccgctagtcaTCTGATTTACATCCAGCTGAGCGTGCCTTCTGTGAACTGAGGAAGAAACTTAAAGGGAcaaactaaggctgtgttccaaaccgcatacttctcctgcttctcctactactcctactaactttgagttagtatgtgagtttgagtaagcagaagtttcCGGacgcatactagattctctgaaatgttgggtatgcatcatgaggttactactcatactcaaactacccaagatgcaacgtaacgtgacgtcgccgatcgtcatttcctgtcaaaacggcagtttcaagctagctacaacgagggtaggttcacttcctgttttcaaaacaaaagcaccaattgtatggtaatggctttccctatgataaaaggcaacgggtattttattttgtgaaaataaccggaagtgcgttagctcactgcggctagctttaatAGCGCCGAATTcgaaattgtaaacagccggtattttgtcaggttttcaacacgttggggatctaaacgactactttctcgcctgaaaatgtttcaaatgttgctaaagtttacagagtttagagcttaagagaaatcagcttcaggccgtagcatgtagcatttaacatgtagtatgcagtatggaagtatgtagcatgcagtatgcagtatgcagtatgtagtatgcagtatggaagtatgtagcatgcagtatgcagtatgcagtatgtagtatgcagtatggaagtatgcagtatgtagtatgtagtatgcagtatgtagtatgcagtatgcagtatgtaagtatgcagtatgtagtatgcagtatgtagtatgtagtatgcagtatggaagtatgtagcatgcagtatgcagtatgtagtatgtagtatgcagtatggaagtatgtagcatgcagtatgcagtatgcagtatgtagtatgcagtatggaagtatgcagtatgtagtatgtagtatgcagtatgtagtatgcagtatgtagtatggaagtatgcagtatgtagtatgcagtatgtagtatgtagtatgcagtatgtagtatgcagtatgtaagtatgcagtatgcagtatgtagtatgcagtatggaagtatgcagtatgtagtatgcagtatgtagtatgcagtatgtaagtatgcagtatgcagtatgtagtatgcagtatgcagtatgtagtatggagtatgcagtttgcagtatgtagtatgcagtatgtagtttgcagtatgcagtatggagtacgcagtatgcagtatgtagtatggagtacgcagtatgcagtatgtagtatggagtacgcagtttgcagtatgtagtatgtagtatgcagtatgtagtatgtagtatgcagtatgcagtatgtagtatgcagtatggaagtatgcagtatgtagtatgcagtatgtagtttgcagtatgcagtatgtagtatggagtacgcagtatgcagtatgtagtatggagtacgcagtttgcagtatgtagtatgtagtatgcagtatgtagtatgcagtatgtagtatgcagtatggaagtatgcagtatgtagtatgcagtatggaagtatgcagtatgtagtatgcagtatgtaagtatgcagtatgtagtatgcagtatgtagtatgcagtatgtaagtatgcagtatgtagtatgtagtatggaagtatgtagtatgcagtatgcagtatgcagtatgtagtatgcagtatgtagtatgcagtatgtagtatgtagtatgcggtatgcggtatgcggtatgcagtatgcggtatgt from Odontesthes bonariensis isolate fOdoBon6 chromosome 11, fOdoBon6.hap1, whole genome shotgun sequence includes:
- the setdb2 gene encoding histone-lysine N-methyltransferase SETDB2 isoform X3 is translated as MSVEVGDELDPRDVERAKTFWAKEDMDQIFTWVFSYLDHLKRVLQISTATDQEYVQALNLLEALSYTSSVSPQDQESSVVRVVIGSGELLPAEFSTQSPASSSPAASPVPPLKGSSSSAAPPAGIEDLLPPLVPVQLHYQPHTCCKACMPSLPSMLRSTPLFWGQNPLKVPLLCGFKRLSAMPLPTDEAGEEAADWSSWDVVYKAPCGQSLRSFEDVMRFLLASESFDVLQVDFFTFNPSVQLDPPAALVPRHPEQDLSRGLEPTPVELCVGDGGARPADFRYRKDRWPHGCFLSRDPMLFRTCCDCSDGCSGCACAAMTAGGRGYSYHRLLEPVPSGLYECGPWCGCDRSVCQNRLVQRGIRVRLQVFQTEDRGWGVRCRDDLDRGTFVCIYAGVVLQRVQSPTELPPPKLSRADFPSDDEVEVVTEWLAPPVLEGRSDLLETPLSVSTPTSPPLHVPVIQRPTDSAATPQDRDKSVLVGGPESTSAVGCRGSADLQEESVSTATACGVNGTKTDGQRSLKRATVMEDVCFVDASVEGNVSRFINLPAQPVHPERLHRLPRARLPPGRLLHQQGCEGRL